Genomic window (Bradyrhizobium sp. 186):
CGCCGCTGAAAATGCACCGGCCTCTGCGGAGATATCTCCGCAGAGGCCGGCGTCGTTTGGTGTCGATGTCGTACCGCGTCAGTTTCCTGCCGGATACGCCGCCGGGGCGGCATGTGCCCTGTTCAGGAGGATGGCGACCTCGTTGAGATCCTGCATCGGCACGTCGAGGGTCTCGCCGGCCGGGATCTCGAGGCGGTACCCGACATAGCGCCGTGCCACGATCGCGTCGAAGCCGAGGCGGTCACGCAGCTTCTTGCGCAGCTTACTCACATGACTCTCGATCACGCTCTCGTCGAAGGCCGCCTCGAAGATGCCGTAGACCGCGTTGAAGATCTGCGTCTTGGTGATCCACTTTCCGTGGTTGCCGACCATGTATTCGAGAATGCGCAGTTCGCGGCGGGGCAGGGTGATGGCGCGGCCGCCGATCTCGGGGTCGCGTCCGTTGAAGAAGACCTGGATTCTGGTTTCGCAGGGCCTTGGCAGGTCGCCAACCCTGCGTCGCGCGA
Coding sequences:
- a CDS encoding response regulator transcription factor, which translates into the protein MYIIVDDRESVTNSYVGGLVREGVSSIGFSSGEFWDWLQSANESDLAAVDAFLLGDCGARGSLPRAMRKRSAAPIIAMSGQKMLKNTLELFESGVDDVVHVPIHLREILARTAAIARRRVGDLPRPCETRIQVFFNGRDPEIGGRAITLPRRELRILEYMVGNHGKWITKTQIFNAVYGIFEAAFDESVIESHVSKLRKKLRDRLGFDAIVARRYVGYRLEIPAGETLDVPMQDLNEVAILLNRAHAAPAAYPAGN